Part of the Deltaproteobacteria bacterium genome, CCTTTGGCCCCGGCAAAGTAGTTACCTTGGAAGCCGAAAGGAATGGGACTGGAAACTTCCGATCGAGCGAATTCCTCGTAGCTGGAGGGTTTCAGGATCAGCAGAAACGACGTCCCTTCCGAGCGTTCAGCACCACCGAAAGCACGATCCCGTCGTCCTCTTTCGACGCGTTCGGAGCGGCCACAAACACGGGCTCCCGGGTAACACCCCTCTTCGTACCACGATGCCGAATCTTCGTCTTCGAGGTCCAACTTCACAAGGCTCTCGATGAAGTCACCGGTCGATCTTTCAGCCGGGCGTCGAGAATCCCGGATGGCACGGCGAGAGGTTCATGGTCAGTTTTTTCCAATCCACTGTTGAGCTGCAAAAGCGGAACCGGTGTCGCTCCACTGAGTGCACGTTTGGTAAGTAGGTATGTGCTCGATGTTCACCACGCTGGGTTCCATGTACATCAGTTCCCAGATGTGATTGTCCAAGTCCTGGAATCCATGCCCATACATGAAACCGTAATCTTTTGGGAAACTATAGGTCGTACCTCCCGCAGCCACCGCCTTGGAGATCAACTCATCGACCTGCTGTCGGCTTTCGCAAGACAAGCTCACAAGCACTTCCGTGCTTTTCGAGGCGTCACAAATGGACTTGGGAGTAAACTCCTCAAACAGGGCCTCGCTCAACAGCATAACGTGGATGTCATCGCTGACGTCGATGCAGGCGGCGGTGTCGTCCGTGAACTGAGGACTCAACTTGAAGCCCAGTTTTCCAAAAAACTCGACGG contains:
- a CDS encoding carotenoid oxygenase family protein translates to MFVAAPNASKEDDGIVLSVVLNARKGRRFC